The Primulina huaijiensis isolate GDHJ02 unplaced genomic scaffold, ASM1229523v2 scaffold30059, whole genome shotgun sequence genome includes the window AAAGGACGGTGGCAAAAATACTCATAAGAGTAAATGATAAATATTGTCAAGTAATTGGTTCATTCTCGTGTCTGCCTTTTTGAATTCTTGTACAGAGTCCCACCAGTGGAATGATCTCGGATTGGCTTCTGCATCAAGAAGCCAGACCCCTTCACTGATACAATTCCATGGTTGCTTGCAAAGCCGAGATTTGACCAGTTGTTTTCCTCTGCTTCTTTCTCGAAACTCCCATGCCTCTATTCTCATTCTAGGAGGCATGTAACTTTCAATATACAAAGTAAATAAGcatcatgatttaatttattatagaaaaatttaaagaatttactgtttatattttcCTTTTGTGTTTTTAAATTGTTGGCTAGCAACTAATTAGCATCAATCTGTATTGTTTAGAGAACCAAAAAActtaaagaaagaaaaaaaaggttTGATTGATGTTGaaacacaattaaaatgaataaataacatgcataaaaatttgatatagtaaataatatttattttttaatcagcTTACATACATTAATAATATCATACACTGGAATGCTCCCAAGAAAACTTCTAGTGACGTATTTCTCTTGTAATATTTGGTTTCCGACTTTATGATCTTTAGGCTGTTATTCAAAAATGTGATGTCTTTGTGTTCACATCAGCGTGTGACTCGCAAACTAATGGCTGTCACATCAAAATGGGATGAGTATGACTCTCAACTGGAATCTTGATAATTCTTTACAAGCTACGATTAATCTATAAGACCTTTTGCAAACTTGGCTAACAGGGAACGTAAACCGGGGTAATTTCCTTCCATAACAATTTACTACAGTTGGAAAAATATGCTCACCATAACACCACAATGACTCCAGAAATGATGGtggaataaatttaaaaagctCATTTATCTAATACATCAttcatttttcatgtatttctaTCCTAAAATCGATGCTCTTGCCATGAACAAAAACAGTGGATCGGGCTCCCCCTAAAAAAACAAATCCGATGCTTCTATTGTATTGGTTTTTAATGCATGAATTCACACATATTTCAGCAGTTAATCACTAATAACCTCACATGGCAAGCCATAGAAACTGGTATATCTGGATTATATCTTCGGTCTTGTCTGCCTCCTTGCTAACAGCAAGGACTAGCTACAAAGCCCTACCATATCAATGCTTGCCAATTAATTGAAAGTTGCTTACAAAATATGCCTTGCTTCTCCTCAGCTGTAAGGCGGATTATGCAGAAAATCATGTTTTCTTGGCCAGTCAATGGCCTGTCATATGCGTAAATGTAACCAGGCTATAGCATTGCAACTCTGTTTCTAGACGATTAACCACAGGCATACACACTAGCCACAGATGACAGTACATTCCATTATTATCTGTCACATATACTGAGCAGAAGCTTCCATACATGATCTGCATCCGTCCATCGCTAAATTCTGCAAGAAAGTATGAAAAGTAGCTGGACTCTTCGATGAAGATAGGCGACAAAGAAAAGTTCTCAATTCccatccaaatttcaaatcttgtGGCTTGCGAATCTCGTTATAAAGTATAAAACTGTTTTTTGTCTCTTTTAAACCCCTTTCACAAGGAGCAGTGACTGGAATGCCAGGCTTCATAAAACCATCACCAAACAGAATCAATCTTCGCAAGCTGGCTGTTTTAAGTTCTCGAAAACAAATTGAGTCAAGTGTCACCACGAGATGTCTAGCTGAGACTTATTCAGGGACCAATCCCGAATTACTACCACGAGGAAATGCATCACAAAACTTGCCATCGTGTTATTTAAGGTTCAGAATTCCATCATCAAGAACATCCAATGACAGATACTATGGCTTTCAAATCCGCAATTCAAGGACATGGGCAATTACTGCTACCATTTAGGGTTGCTAATGCAGATCAAAGTCTTGACCGTATGGAATTTGACTATTTGTCAGACACGATCACCATACTGGAATTTGGAAATACTCAGAAAATTACCTAACAAACATGACGTAAGCTCATATGTCACAACAGAAATATCACTACAAGAATTGGTCAAAAAATGGTAAGAAATGTGAAACATTAGAAGAAAAATTCTCGATGCTGTGAATCATGCTGGTGAAGTCCATGACACCAAATTTAGCAAGATACAAAAAGCCCGATCGATCTTGCTACATCTTATAGCTCACAATAACTAAGGTTCCATCACcaacaattaaatcatttagTTAATACATCCAAAATTTAGCTTATAATTCTCGAACTATTTCCGCGTTTTGTAGTAATTTGCATATCAGTTGATAATATAGAAGAAATATAAGCCAAAACATAAGCACAAGAAGTTATTAGCATCCAAAGGAACAAACTAAATTTCATTATTCTTCAGTCAATTTACGTATATTTGAATCCAATAATAGCCCAAACAACTCAATAATCGTCAGaattacgtttttttttttttataaaatttaaaaaaaagaagttaAAATGGTTACAAAGAGAAGTCAAAGTATTCGAAACCCTCCTGCTGAAGAACCTCTTCCAACAAAAACTGTGACTCTTCCATCAACTCGGGGCTCAATCTGAACATTAGCACACAAAATTCCATCTGATTTAGCGCTCCGTCTCCATCAAAGTCACCTTCTTTAATCATGTTGTAAAGATCAGCATCAGAAAATCCTTGAAGCCCAAGTAAACCAGCGTTCTTTTTTAGACTCTCAAATGTGATGACCCCTTTGTCAGAATCCACCAATAACTGAAACCCATTGCAGAGTTCCCCAATCAAGCCATCCCCACCAAGCTTTTCCGCCATCAGGGGCAAGAAATCTTGAAAACCGGATCGACCTGCAGACGCCATTAAAAGGCCTTCTTTTTAATCCTCAGGTAGTGGGATTCAAAGTCTGATTTTCAAGGAATCGGATTTTTGTGTGATGGCTCAAGTATCGTCAAGGAGATGGTTTAATATAGAGAGGGGAAGAATGATGGTGAGTGAGGCTTCTGAGAAGGAGAGGGACATTATTGAACAACTAACGTACAGGTTGTTACCCGCAAAGAAATGGTCAGAAGGAGTTGTTTTGCTTCAAGGAAGCGGCAATTGACCTGGCTGGGTGTTAATGCACAAGAAATTTCCTCCTGCCTTCTCTCTGGATGTGGTCATATTCCGAAGGGTAAAACCGTCAATTCGAAGGCCGAAAGACAATCTTGATTTCTTGTATCACTTGGAACTTTCCATTATCCCATCATACGTTGTTATACACAAAAGTACACAAATTGAATTTACAATTTGTGGGTAAAACTgtgaatataaaaaatattgagtagtaaaaagttaaaattattacaCATATGTATATATGATCAAGGACATTCTCTAACGCTCACGAgacaatataataaattaaatatttggtaAACACTGCCTTACATATGTGACTACATTACgtgactaaaaaaaattaaaaaaaaaatcaaatatcctAAAAATACATTAGTCAGTAAGGTTCGATTTAGAAGttcaatcaaattaaaaaatccAACTATCCGGAAAAAAATCTCGCgtccttaaaattttgaaactctGTGAAACTTAGGTGAGAACATATATTGAGAGAATGTCGTTCGAAACTTTTATTTATAAGATTTTCGGGAAGAAAATTGACAAAATCAAGTATCTGTCATACACAATATGGATATTGTAGCGCTACTATTATATTATTGTATTATAGAAGGAtggtgtaaaatatttttttttaatcgcaAAATCACGTGTCTTGTACTCAATAGGCACTTGTCTTCCCTGGATTGGGAGACAATAAGTGGAATGACCAAATGCATGAAATTTCGGGGATGGATATGTGTCCGAACACAAATTCTGAAAACGTCGGTCGTGGGCTGATGTCAAAGAGGATATAACACTAGTATATTGTCTTTGGGAACTGATGTTTGTCAAACATTCTGGAAATGTTCGACGATGCAAACAGGTATATCAATGTTAGGTGCTGAACATAACCATTTTCCGATGACTTTTCGATCGGCTACTTGCACATCGAAACATAATTTCTGTCGGCTTACGTTTTTTTGTAATGTGGCGGTCGGATAGTAACTCAACTGCATGACTTTATTTTGGAATGGCCACACCCAGTTGTAGAATTTGTAGGTGTTGGATGCCTCACACGGTGAATCAGTGATCATGCatcttttttaaattaaaaattaaagaaaaattgttttttatcatctttatttgttttttcgcGATTTTTGTCATCTATATagtcaaattttggttttagtatgttatctttgagtttttttttgtaattttagtaaCTGTTCCATTGTGACAATAATATGACACAAATTCAACGTTGAAATGGTTCTTACATGTGTAGTGTTACATTAACACTCCGATtgaaaaagaactaaaattgccTAAAAATCTGAAGTTGCGggattaaaactaaaatttgtcgATATTTTGCAAACTCTCGCaccaaatcatttttatcatgcCGACTCTATGAACTCGTGAACTAATATTTGAATCGATTCGATTTGTTTACCTTCCTATATAATGGTAACCATCAAGACCAAGGACTTTAAGCCTAGAAAAATAATCATCTCCATGTCAATTCTGGAGATTGGCTCCAGCCATcgttttagaaaaatatttttccacaCAAAAATCCTAATAAaatattgaagaaaaaagaCTCATGTATATCATAAATTTCGCACTCTAAAACTTTTGACCGAGTATGCTTTAACATGACAAGCAATTTAATTAGCTTGGTCTACTAGCTGCAGCAATGGAGATTTTACAAAAAGGCCTGGCTTTGGTGTTCCTTTTCATTATTCCGGCCACTTTTGGTGCGACTAATACAATAACAACTAGTCAGATGattagagatggtgagaccaTGGTATCGTCAGATGGAGTATTCGAGTTGGGATTTTTCAAAACAGGAAAGTTAACAAATCAATACGTGGGTCTATGGTACAGGAATATCAAAGTTAGGAGAGTTGTTTGGGTCGCCAACAGAGAAGCACCATTAACAGGGGCAGGAGGTGTGTTAAAGGTTATCGAACCTGGACTCTTGGTGCTACTGAATGACACCAATGGAGCAGCAGTGTGGTCTTCAAAATCGTCAAGGTCTGTACAAAACCCAATTGCACAGTTACTGGACTCTGGAAATTTAGTCGTAAGAGATGCGAATGATGAAAGGCCAGAGAATTTTCTCTGGCAGAGTTTTGATCATCCGACTGATACAAGTATACCTGGAATGAAGATAGGAATGAACTATGTAACAGGTATCGAAACTTACTTAACGTCATGGAAAAGCAATGATGACCCTGCTCTTGGAGATTTTAGTACTCACGTGGATCCAACAGGATACCCACAAGTACTACTAAAAAATGGTacagaaatttggtctagagttGGTCCTTGGAATGGATTTGGCTTCAGTGGGGGACCGAATGAGACAGGAGAAGCAACATACAAGATTCATTTAGTAATGAATGAGAAGGAGGTATATGTTTTCCAAGAAATTATTGATAAATCAGTTACGATAGCTTTAGTCGATGAGAGTGGTTATCAACAACGTTGGACTTGGGTTGATGGAGCTCAAAATTGGGTGAAATTCACCTACTTACCAATAGATAGTTGTGATCAATACAAGTTATGTGGTGCATATGGTAAGTGTAGTACTAACACTCCATTTTGTAGATGCCTGGACAGATTTGTGCCCAAAGACCAAGAAGGGTGGGCTAGATCAGATAGGTCGAATGGATGCGTTCGGCGAAATAACTTGAGTTGTCAAGGAGATATATTCTTGAAATATCCTGGCATTAAATTGCCGGACTCAAGAAATTCACGTTACATCGAGATTTTGGCACTTGAAGACTGCAAAGCAGAATGCTTAAAGGACTGCTCTTGTATGGCATGCACACAGTTAGATCGAAGCAAAGGCACCGGGTGCCTTCTTTGGTTAGGAGACTTGATTGACATGAAAGACCAACCTGAGAATGGAGATGATATTTACATCAGAATGTCTTCTTCAGAGGCAGGTAATATTTAGGATGAACAGAGTTCGATGCTTTCCTCATTTGCTTCAACTTCTGATTCACACAATAGATAAAAAGAAGCGAATGTCTGAGCATTATGACATCCACGGTATACAGACAACTTATCAGTTTTATACAGGGGAGAATCTCAAACAAAAATATGGTGATCAAGAAATATCTCAATGCTGTCGTGAATAAATTACATTTGCCATTTAaacttttgtttgttttttgtcTAAAGTACCTCTAACAAAAATAATCTGACAACAAAAAGATGAGATTTTTTTCTCAACTGTTGGATTTGCAAGagatattaacaaaaaaaatgagtGCCGATATTTTATAATGAAGTATTGCCTTTTTAATTGGACAGAAAATGTTGCTGGATCTGAAGGAAAGAAGAAATATGTA containing:
- the LOC140967925 gene encoding calcium-binding protein KRP1-like, whose product is MASAGRSGFQDFLPLMAEKLGGDGLIGELCNGFQLLVDSDKGVITFESLKKNAGLLGLQGFSDADLYNMIKEGDFDGDGALNQMEFCVLMFRLSPELMEESQFLLEEVLQQEGFEYFDFSL
- the LOC140967923 gene encoding G-type lectin S-receptor-like serine/threonine-protein kinase At4g27290 isoform X3; its protein translation is MEILQKGLALVFLFIIPATFGATNTITTSQMIRDGETMVSSDGVFELGFFKTGKLTNQYVGLWYRNIKVRRVVWVANREAPLTGAGGVLKVIEPGLLVLLNDTNGAAVWSSKSSRSVQNPIAQLLDSGNLVVRDANDERPENFLWQSFDHPTDTSIPGMKIGMNYVTGIETYLTSWKSNDDPALGDFSTHVDPTGYPQVLLKNGTEIWSRVGPWNGFGFSGGPNETGEATYKIHLVMNEKEVYVFQEIIDKSVTIALVDESGYQQRWTWVDGAQNWVKFTYLPIDSCDQYKLCGAYGKCSTNTPFCRCLDRFVPKDQEGWARSDRSNGCVRRNNLSCQGDIFLKYPGIKLPDSRNSRYIEILALEDCKAECLKDCSCMACTQLDRSKGTGCLLWLGDLIDMKDQPENGDDIYIRMSSSEAENVAGSEGKKKYVTVAVSLTSVLVIILIGTGLFLYIRKRLSYQNLRMKGQHFGSHEQNSELPLFDLSTILEATDRFSINNKLGEGGFGPVYKGMLEGGQEIAVKRLSKDSMQGLDEFKNEIIFIAKLQHRNLVRLIGGCINGEEKMLIYEYMPNKSLDMILFDQTKSMLLDWKKRFSVINGIARGLLYLHQDSQLRVIHRDLKPSNVLLDSDMNPKISDFGMARSFRENETEAKTRRVVGT
- the LOC140967923 gene encoding G-type lectin S-receptor-like serine/threonine-protein kinase At4g27290 isoform X2 produces the protein MEILQKGLALVFLFIIPATFGATNTITTSQMIRDGETMVSSDGVFELGFFKTGKLTNQYVGLWYRNIKVRRVVWVANREAPLTGAGGVLKVIEPGLLVLLNDTNGAAVWSSKSSRSVQNPIAQLLDSGNLVVRDANDERPENFLWQSFDHPTDTSIPGMKIGMNYVTGIETYLTSWKSNDDPALGDFSTHVDPTGYPQVLLKNGTEIWSRVGPWNGFGFSGGPNETGEATYKIHLVMNEKEVYVFQEIIDKSVTIALVDESGYQQRWTWVDGAQNWVKFTYLPIDSCDQYKLCGAYGKCSTNTPFCRCLDRFVPKDQEGWARSDRSNGCVRRNNLSCQGDIFLKYPGIKLPDSRNSRYIEILALEDCKAECLKDCSCMACTQLDRSKGTGCLLWLGDLIDMKDQPENGDDIYIRMSSSEAGQHFGSHEQNSELPLFDLSTILEATDRFSINNKLGEGGFGPVYKGMLEGGQEIAVKRLSKDSMQGLDEFKNEIIFIAKLQHRNLVRLIGGCINGEEKMLIYEYMPNKSLDMILFDQTKSMLLDWKKRFSVINGIARGLLYLHQDSQLRVIHRDLKPSNVLLDSDMNPKISDFGMARSFRENETEAKTRRVVGTYGYMSPEYAIDGMFSTKSDVFSFGVLVIEIVSGMRNRGFSHDYDNLNLIGHAWTLYKEGRSQELVDPCLAEPFYISEMLRIIHVGLLCVQKRPEDRPSMFTVVFMLSNEVVLPDAKQPGFFTEREVTIAQSSTSTNTANSANEITITMIEAR
- the LOC140967923 gene encoding G-type lectin S-receptor-like serine/threonine-protein kinase At4g27290 isoform X1; amino-acid sequence: MEILQKGLALVFLFIIPATFGATNTITTSQMIRDGETMVSSDGVFELGFFKTGKLTNQYVGLWYRNIKVRRVVWVANREAPLTGAGGVLKVIEPGLLVLLNDTNGAAVWSSKSSRSVQNPIAQLLDSGNLVVRDANDERPENFLWQSFDHPTDTSIPGMKIGMNYVTGIETYLTSWKSNDDPALGDFSTHVDPTGYPQVLLKNGTEIWSRVGPWNGFGFSGGPNETGEATYKIHLVMNEKEVYVFQEIIDKSVTIALVDESGYQQRWTWVDGAQNWVKFTYLPIDSCDQYKLCGAYGKCSTNTPFCRCLDRFVPKDQEGWARSDRSNGCVRRNNLSCQGDIFLKYPGIKLPDSRNSRYIEILALEDCKAECLKDCSCMACTQLDRSKGTGCLLWLGDLIDMKDQPENGDDIYIRMSSSEAENVAGSEGKKKYVTVAVSLTSVLVIILIGTGLFLYIRKRLSYQNLRMKGQHFGSHEQNSELPLFDLSTILEATDRFSINNKLGEGGFGPVYKGMLEGGQEIAVKRLSKDSMQGLDEFKNEIIFIAKLQHRNLVRLIGGCINGEEKMLIYEYMPNKSLDMILFDQTKSMLLDWKKRFSVINGIARGLLYLHQDSQLRVIHRDLKPSNVLLDSDMNPKISDFGMARSFRENETEAKTRRVVGTYGYMSPEYAIDGMFSTKSDVFSFGVLVIEIVSGMRNRGFSHDYDNLNLIGHAWTLYKEGRSQELVDPCLAEPFYISEMLRIIHVGLLCVQKRPEDRPSMFTVVFMLSNEVVLPDAKQPGFFTEREVTIAQSSTSTNTANSANEITITMIEAR